A single Crateriforma conspicua DNA region contains:
- a CDS encoding HAD family hydrolase: protein MPPLSTLLIDIDDTLVHQSGVAGQTYPLLELIKQQAAAQGLATRSTLRAIQDVLDAVYWTWSDFLAAVGVDPVEFWLQADLIESRRTTVLDPQISARLARLQQAGYRLCITSNNPVDGIRHKLRLAGFDSQTQQNLFMDFFGTNNCRANKGQVQFWRCVVGQLRVAPETIAVIGDNPIEDGQIPSTVGINRWFPIGTNQTDHPADCWAAAERQLLDHRSSNSTTRH, encoded by the coding sequence ATGCCACCGCTATCTACCTTGCTTATTGATATCGATGATACACTTGTTCACCAGTCGGGCGTCGCAGGTCAAACTTACCCATTGTTAGAACTGATTAAACAACAGGCCGCGGCCCAGGGCTTGGCAACCCGCAGCACGTTGCGAGCAATTCAGGATGTGTTGGATGCGGTCTATTGGACCTGGAGCGATTTCCTTGCCGCGGTCGGCGTTGATCCGGTAGAGTTTTGGCTACAGGCGGACCTGATCGAATCACGACGGACGACGGTCCTCGATCCGCAGATTTCAGCTCGGCTGGCGCGATTGCAACAGGCGGGTTATCGGCTGTGCATCACCAGCAACAACCCGGTCGACGGCATACGGCACAAGTTGCGACTGGCGGGATTCGATTCACAGACGCAACAGAATCTGTTTATGGACTTTTTCGGTACCAACAATTGTCGGGCCAACAAGGGGCAGGTGCAGTTCTGGCGTTGTGTGGTCGGTCAGTTGCGGGTTGCGCCGGAAACGATAGCGGTGATCGGCGACAATCCCATCGAAGATGGTCAGATTCCCAGCACCGTCGGGATCAATCGATGGTTTCCGATAGGGACGAATCAGACGGACCATCCGGCGGATTGTTGGGCGGCAGCGGAGCGTCAGTTGCTGGATCATCGATCATCCAATTCCACCACTCGCCATTGA